One Lucilia cuprina isolate Lc7/37 chromosome 4, ASM2204524v1, whole genome shotgun sequence DNA segment encodes these proteins:
- the LOC111676541 gene encoding transcription factor Ouib-like has product MSVSKLCRICLQEDKGRSGMQPLFDEKNARCAEIVQRIEECGGIVLKHHEEFPKMICLQCLASLNTSYKFRALCQASEHALLDAIVKSEMKTEPLENAASSSQAKQKHSQEDEDEAEDEMFFDLRPDYIEGQEVDFDDINDTKTEFINDMPGGGGGDDDDDEFFGIEEIDLDEIDGEEHLDDSDSDDDEKIFDGEFVSIPKKVKPQPKVKKEKQESSKKEDANKEKVKRGRGRKKNETESETNICEICGNIYSKRSLLNMHMRRHRAEKPFECEICGKHFTCPSEIGRHIRIHTGEKPYVCRFCGRTFADRSTNIKHERIHTNERPFVCQTCGKSFTYSNVLKNHMLTHTGEKPFPCIPCNKTFSRKHQLDQHLSTITHQQTVKNLLPQQTVVSDDSVHEFTVQITSDNHPHIIRQQH; this is encoded by the exons ATGTCGGTTAGCAAGCTGTGTCGAATTTGTTTACAAGAAGATAAAGGACGTTCGGGAATGCAACCATTGTTTGATGAGAAAAATGCACGCTGTGCTGAAATAGTACAGCGCATTGAGGAATGTGGAGGCATAGTG ctCAAACATCATGAAGAATTTCCCAAAATGATTTGTTTACAATGTTTAGCCTCTTTGAATACTTCCTACAAGTTTCGTGCTCTATGCCAGGCCAGTGAACATGCTCTTTTGGATGCTATTGTTAAG tcTGAAATGAAAACAGAACCTTTGGAGAATGCAGCCTCCTCAAGTCAAGCTAAACAAAAGCATAGCCAGGAAGATGAGGACGAGGCAGAAGATGAAATGTTTTTCGATTTACGACCTGATTATATAGAGGGTCAAGAGGTCGATTTCGATGATATAAATGATACAAAAACTGAATTTATAAACGATATGcctggtggtggtggtggcgatgatgatgatgatgaattcTTTGGCATTGAAGaaatcgatttggatgaaattgaTGGTGAAGAACATTTAGATGATAGTGACTCGgatgatgatgaaaaaatatttgatggtGAATTTGTCTCAATACCCAAAAAAGTCAAACCACAACCAAAAGTTAAAAAGGAAAAGCAAGAATCTTCAAAAAAAGAAGATGCCAATAAAGAAAAGGTTAAACGTGGTAGGGGACGCAAGAAAAATGAAACAGAATCTGAAACAAATATATGTGAAATTTGTGGCAATATCTATTCAAAACGTAGTCTATTAAATATGCACATGAGACGTCATAGAGCAGAGAAACCATTTGAATGCGA aatttgtggCAAACACTTTACCTGTCCCTCAGAAATAGGCCGTCATATACGCATACATACGGGTGAAAAACCTTATGTTTGTCGTTTTTGTGGTCGTACATTTGCTGATCGTAGTACAAATATTAAACATGaaag aATACACACAAATGAAAGACCTTTTGTTTGTCAAACCTGCGGTAAATCCTTTACTTATTCTAATGTCTTAAAGAATCATATGTTAACACATACAGGAGAAAAACCATTTCC TTGCATTCcttgtaataaaactttttcacgTAAACATCAATTAGATCAGCATTTGAGTACGATAACGCATCAGCAAACTGTTAAAAATTTACTACCCCAACAAACTGTTGTCTCCGATGATTCCGTACATGAGTTTACCGTACAAATAACTAGTGATAATCATCCTCATATTATACGTCAACAACATTga